A region from the Paludicola sp. MB14-C6 genome encodes:
- the tnpA gene encoding IS200/IS605 family transposase: protein MKNEVKQTAHSSYRCEYHIVFAPKYRRKIIYKDLRRDVGEIFRKLCTEMKVEIIEAEACVDHIHMLVSIPPYMSISQFVGTLKSKSALMIFDRHANLKYKYGSRNFWCRGYFVDTVGKNEKKIAEYIRNQLEEDYAKDQISFKEYTDPFTGNQVK from the coding sequence ATGAAAAATGAAGTAAAACAGACAGCACATTCAAGTTATAGGTGCGAATACCATATAGTGTTTGCACCAAAATATAGAAGAAAAATAATTTATAAAGATTTGCGAAGAGATGTAGGTGAAATATTTCGAAAATTATGCACAGAAATGAAAGTGGAAATAATAGAAGCGGAGGCATGTGTAGATCACATACACATGTTAGTAAGTATTCCACCGTATATGAGTATATCACAGTTTGTAGGAACACTCAAGAGTAAGAGTGCACTGATGATATTCGATAGGCATGCAAATTTAAAATATAAATATGGATCACGAAATTTTTGGTGTAGAGGTTATTTTGTAGATACAGTAGGAAAAAATGAAAAGAAAATAGCAGAGTACATTCGAAACCAATTAGAAGAAGATTATGCAAAAGACCAAATTTCATTTAAAGAATATACGGACCCGTTTACGGGTAATCAAGTGAAATAG